One genomic window of Leptospira perdikensis includes the following:
- the def gene encoding peptide deformylase, which produces MAVRKILKIGNPLLRQTSEDVTESEIQTKDFKKLIRDMFETMRHADGVGLAAPQIGVLKKLVVVGQDDENERYPGTPEVPNQIILNPEITPLSGPGDGFWEGCLSVPGMRGYVERPDKIRMKWRDENFEEHEEIIEGYRAIVLQHECDHLFGVLYVDRLKSTKLFGYNEDIDTAGKLLD; this is translated from the coding sequence ATGGCTGTTAGAAAAATCCTCAAGATTGGCAATCCCTTACTACGTCAAACCAGCGAAGACGTTACTGAATCCGAAATCCAAACCAAGGATTTCAAAAAACTGATTCGAGATATGTTCGAAACCATGCGTCATGCTGATGGTGTGGGCCTTGCTGCCCCCCAAATCGGTGTCTTAAAAAAATTGGTTGTTGTTGGCCAGGACGATGAGAACGAAAGGTATCCAGGAACACCAGAAGTTCCGAACCAAATCATCCTCAATCCAGAAATAACACCACTTTCGGGGCCTGGGGATGGATTTTGGGAAGGTTGTCTTTCTGTTCCTGGTATGCGTGGTTATGTGGAAAGACCAGATAAAATCCGAATGAAATGGCGAGATGAAAATTTCGAAGAACATGAAGAAATCATTGAAGGTTACCGAGCCATTGTATTACAACACGAGTGCGATCACCTGTTCGGAGTTCTTTATGTGGATCGTCTTAAAAGTACAAAGTTATTCGGTTATAACGAAGACATTGATACTGCCGGTAAGTTGTTAGATTAA
- a CDS encoding efflux RND transporter permease subunit, translating into MGSSIVQYFLSKSLFVNLLTFLILLVGGFTAATMNREAFPNINFDIVSVTSVYPGAAPADVEKLVTKPLEDAIKEVDGIKEFRSASLENRSGIIITIDPNTKNTQKVVDDLKSAIDRIQDLPEEVEDPIVTEITTARQPVIEIHLTSATKDNKPLLNAKELRDQAKILEEKLKDLPTVARITKRGWREREMKVDLDPDKLRALSLSSTQVINALRLRNINFPGGNINERTREIIVRTVGEFDTAEEIANVFVRSNDAGRSVRIRDVAHVTEGFEDSDYLDKSNGDIAIALTVIKREKADAISVVDDSKLVVEEFIKSSGGTVKHAFVNDLSKYIRRRLGVLTSNAVSGLFLVTASLFVFLGWRMALMTALGIPISIAMTFVAMNYMGLTLNLISMMGLIIVVGILVDDAIIICENVYRHLEMGEEPFEAAMRGTSEVLAPVSATVTTTIAAFGPMLFMTGIFGKFIHSIPLVVILSLCSSLFEAFFMLPSHLYDVSKATDMKGEVKEESHWFIKFKEKTYLPFLSFALKNRWKMVGLLMGLFVFSLAIQIKFGKFKLFPGAIETFQVRVTAETGLKLEETDRFIRAIEDAVGKLPEGEVENYISRVGIIQKDPNDPFTKRGKNYAQVMVYLTPDDNRERSTEKIIEVVRENTKFMLNEKALLLLEEKLAKENQGHEEELTHPITDTPKEFLPLKGKLVNLEFEKLAGGPPVGKPVAIEIKGDDFATLLKIGGEFKAALAKINGVTDIGDDFNEGKDEIRVSVDETLASLAGVSVQSVSLAINTALQGTVSTKIKRADEEVDVRVRFPEEYRSSLAHLNKVYVNNLTGNLIPVSRLTSYDRNPGRASINHLDGKRLLTVTSNIDETVSTSRQVNLEAKKLTEGIIAKYPGYSVRFSGENKDTEESMASLGRAFLVGLLIIYMILASLFRSLAQPLIVMSAIPFAVIGVIFAFLLHGQPFSFLAFLGIIGLAGVVVNDSIVLVDCANQLRLEDPSKSTFDLLVEAGSIRLRAVILTTVTTVLGLLPTAYGIGGKDPFLVPMALAFGWGLAFATFITLIMVPVFYLNLYLFKDWMVGKYQKRKTKFV; encoded by the coding sequence ATGGGATCATCCATAGTTCAATACTTTCTATCGAAGAGTTTATTCGTAAACCTTCTAACCTTTCTCATTCTCCTTGTGGGTGGATTCACTGCCGCAACGATGAACCGCGAAGCCTTTCCCAATATCAATTTTGATATTGTGAGTGTGACTTCTGTCTATCCAGGTGCAGCTCCTGCAGATGTAGAAAAATTGGTTACCAAACCTTTAGAAGACGCAATCAAAGAAGTGGATGGAATCAAAGAGTTTCGTTCTGCATCCCTTGAAAATAGATCAGGGATCATCATTACAATCGATCCGAATACTAAAAACACTCAAAAAGTAGTCGATGACTTAAAATCAGCCATTGATCGGATCCAAGATTTACCTGAAGAAGTGGAAGACCCCATTGTCACTGAAATCACAACAGCAAGACAACCTGTAATCGAAATCCATTTAACTTCGGCAACTAAAGATAACAAACCTCTGTTAAATGCAAAAGAACTTCGTGACCAAGCAAAAATCTTGGAAGAAAAACTAAAAGACCTTCCGACGGTAGCACGGATCACCAAACGTGGATGGCGTGAACGAGAGATGAAGGTGGATTTAGATCCGGATAAACTGAGAGCCCTCTCTTTATCTTCAACCCAAGTTATCAATGCACTACGACTACGAAACATCAATTTCCCTGGGGGAAATATCAATGAAAGAACTAGGGAAATCATTGTTCGTACTGTAGGTGAATTTGATACGGCAGAGGAAATTGCCAACGTATTTGTTCGTTCCAATGATGCCGGACGTTCTGTACGAATTCGGGATGTGGCTCATGTTACCGAAGGATTTGAAGACTCTGATTATTTAGACAAATCGAATGGGGACATTGCCATTGCATTAACAGTCATCAAACGAGAAAAAGCAGACGCAATCAGTGTCGTGGATGATTCCAAACTGGTAGTTGAAGAATTCATCAAATCTAGTGGTGGGACCGTCAAACACGCCTTTGTCAATGACCTCTCCAAATACATTCGTCGTCGCCTTGGGGTTTTAACTTCCAATGCAGTTTCAGGACTTTTTCTTGTAACAGCTTCTCTTTTTGTTTTTCTCGGATGGCGGATGGCCCTCATGACTGCCCTTGGAATTCCGATCTCCATCGCTATGACCTTTGTTGCGATGAACTATATGGGGCTAACCTTAAATTTAATTTCAATGATGGGTCTTATCATTGTGGTTGGGATTTTAGTCGATGATGCCATCATCATTTGTGAAAACGTTTACCGCCATTTGGAAATGGGGGAAGAACCGTTTGAAGCGGCAATGCGAGGAACAAGTGAAGTTTTAGCACCAGTTTCAGCGACGGTCACAACAACCATTGCTGCCTTTGGTCCAATGCTTTTTATGACAGGGATTTTTGGGAAATTCATTCATTCCATTCCTCTTGTGGTCATTCTTTCTTTATGTAGTTCTCTATTTGAAGCCTTCTTTATGTTACCTTCTCACTTATATGATGTGAGTAAAGCCACCGATATGAAGGGTGAAGTGAAAGAAGAATCCCATTGGTTTATTAAATTCAAAGAAAAAACTTACCTTCCATTCCTTAGTTTTGCCTTGAAGAACCGTTGGAAGATGGTCGGCCTACTTATGGGTCTTTTTGTTTTTTCCCTCGCCATCCAAATAAAATTTGGAAAGTTCAAACTGTTTCCGGGTGCCATCGAAACCTTCCAAGTACGGGTCACAGCGGAAACAGGTCTTAAGTTAGAAGAAACGGATCGTTTCATTCGAGCCATTGAAGATGCGGTAGGCAAACTGCCTGAAGGAGAAGTAGAAAATTATATATCACGCGTTGGTATCATCCAAAAAGATCCAAATGACCCATTCACCAAAAGGGGAAAAAATTACGCTCAGGTCATGGTTTATCTAACTCCCGATGACAATCGAGAAAGGTCTACAGAGAAGATCATCGAAGTGGTTCGTGAAAATACCAAATTTATGTTAAATGAAAAGGCCCTCCTTCTTTTGGAAGAAAAACTTGCGAAAGAAAACCAAGGCCATGAAGAAGAGTTAACTCATCCTATAACTGATACACCCAAAGAATTTCTTCCTTTAAAAGGAAAGTTGGTAAACCTCGAATTTGAAAAGTTGGCTGGGGGGCCCCCTGTGGGAAAACCGGTAGCGATAGAAATCAAAGGAGATGATTTTGCCACCTTACTCAAAATTGGTGGTGAGTTCAAAGCAGCACTTGCTAAAATCAATGGAGTGACCGATATCGGTGACGATTTTAATGAAGGGAAAGATGAAATTCGAGTTTCTGTAGATGAAACTCTTGCTTCTTTAGCGGGAGTCAGTGTCCAATCAGTATCTCTTGCCATAAACACTGCCCTACAAGGAACCGTTTCTACTAAAATCAAAAGAGCTGACGAAGAAGTTGATGTGCGAGTCCGTTTTCCAGAAGAATATAGATCTTCCCTCGCCCATTTAAATAAAGTTTATGTAAACAACCTTACAGGAAACTTAATCCCAGTTTCTAGATTAACAAGTTATGACAGAAATCCTGGAAGAGCTTCCATCAATCACTTGGATGGGAAAAGACTACTTACAGTTACTTCCAATATTGATGAAACAGTTTCTACTTCGAGACAGGTGAATTTAGAAGCAAAAAAACTAACAGAAGGAATTATAGCTAAATACCCAGGTTATTCGGTTCGGTTCTCAGGAGAAAATAAGGATACAGAAGAATCGATGGCTTCTCTTGGACGAGCTTTCCTTGTAGGCCTTCTCATCATCTATATGATTCTTGCTTCCCTATTCCGCTCTCTGGCACAACCTCTGATTGTGATGAGTGCCATTCCTTTTGCAGTCATTGGAGTGATTTTTGCATTTTTACTCCATGGCCAACCATTTTCATTTCTCGCTTTTCTTGGGATCATCGGACTTGCGGGGGTAGTCGTAAACGACTCCATTGTCCTTGTGGATTGTGCGAACCAACTCCGCCTGGAAGATCCAAGTAAATCGACTTTTGATCTTTTGGTTGAAGCAGGGAGTATCCGCCTAAGAGCTGTAATATTAACAACGGTAACAACAGTGCTTGGACTGCTTCCCACTGCCTATGGAATTGGTGGAAAAGATCCTTTTCTTGTTCCCATGGCACTTGCTTTTGGTTGGGGACTTGCCTTTGCTACTTTCATCACTCTGATTATGGTACCTGTTTTCTATCTCAACCTCTATCTATTCAAAGATTGGATGGTTGGGAAATACCAAAAAAGAAAAACAAAATTTGTCTAA
- a CDS encoding polysaccharide deacetylase family protein, whose amino-acid sequence MSLDPTNEEKEIQDIVHELSQDIEKDRLFAKKLRKFALISALSFAGITVLVLCGYLLYLSLSVTKLETEVKEKEKNLRELEQSLFSLMYQEQLREEKALEGDAEPDAELAKQVEENVQFLKEVSQNTKGRNVLRGNESQKEIALTFDLATGEELPVLYNYIKEHKIKVTLFLSNERPSDINGSFFLRQNLDYIKKMAKTGSVEFGNHTWSHFNYQRSVTETSLKKRMVLDYLSKSVLDLPRMAEELKRVEDTFHSLTKQELKKYYRLPYGALSQLILDAHASLGYSDHIMWSNNSKGSLDLPDYISKQFLYKKTSKGKKEVVRNPHYKTGEETLTFLDNWEKADPNGMNGAIILMHLGGPRKFDKLIYILPTFIERMKEKGYKFVTLSEVLNDKKD is encoded by the coding sequence ATGTCCCTCGACCCGACAAATGAAGAAAAGGAAATTCAAGATATTGTTCATGAACTTTCCCAGGACATCGAGAAGGACCGGTTATTTGCAAAAAAACTTCGTAAGTTCGCTCTGATTTCTGCTCTCTCTTTTGCCGGAATTACCGTTCTTGTCCTTTGCGGGTATTTGCTTTATTTGAGTCTTAGTGTCACTAAACTCGAAACAGAAGTAAAAGAAAAAGAAAAGAACCTTCGCGAACTCGAACAATCTCTTTTTTCTCTGATGTACCAAGAACAACTCCGTGAAGAAAAAGCACTCGAAGGAGATGCCGAACCCGATGCGGAACTTGCCAAACAAGTGGAAGAAAATGTTCAGTTCCTAAAAGAGGTGAGTCAAAATACAAAGGGTCGCAATGTCCTTCGAGGAAATGAATCCCAAAAAGAAATTGCACTTACCTTTGATTTGGCTACAGGCGAAGAACTTCCCGTTTTATATAATTATATCAAAGAACATAAAATCAAAGTTACCCTCTTTCTTTCGAATGAAAGGCCTTCCGATATCAATGGTTCTTTTTTTCTTCGTCAAAATTTAGATTATATTAAAAAAATGGCAAAAACGGGATCGGTAGAATTTGGAAACCATACCTGGTCCCATTTTAACTACCAAAGATCAGTCACTGAGACTTCTCTTAAAAAAAGAATGGTTCTCGATTACCTTTCTAAATCTGTTCTTGATTTACCGCGGATGGCGGAAGAACTAAAACGAGTAGAAGATACCTTTCATTCCCTCACCAAGCAAGAGTTAAAGAAGTATTACCGTTTGCCTTACGGTGCACTTAGCCAACTGATTTTAGATGCTCATGCTAGTTTGGGTTACTCGGATCATATTATGTGGTCGAATAATTCTAAGGGGTCACTCGACCTACCTGATTATATTAGCAAACAATTCCTTTATAAGAAAACATCCAAAGGGAAAAAGGAAGTGGTTCGTAATCCTCATTACAAAACTGGCGAAGAAACTCTGACTTTTTTGGATAACTGGGAGAAGGCCGATCCAAATGGAATGAACGGTGCCATCATCTTAATGCATTTGGGCGGACCTAGAAAATTTGATAAATTGATTTATATACTTCCTACATTCATCGAACGGATGAAGGAGAAAGGATATAAATTTGTTACTCTATCTGAAGTTTTAAATGATAAAAAAGATTAA
- the tyrS gene encoding tyrosine--tRNA ligase, which produces MKTERELNQELDTIRRGTVEIISEAELLEKIKSKPSLTIKAGFDPTAPDLHLGHFVLLRKLKHFQDLGHEVCFMLGDFTAMIGDPTGKSETRKRLSKEEVLENSKTYQTQVFKILDPKKTKILYNSHWCSEMKFEDVLVLTSKYTVSRMLERDDFTKRHKAGTPISMIEFLYPLVQGYDSVAMKADVELGGTDQKFNMLVGRDLQREYGQKPQSVVTLPLLVGLDGVKKMSKSLGNYVGVTEKPIDMYGKIMSISDDLMWNYFELLTDLPLSEVEKRKAGITSKSLHPKEVKTELALLVMDQLHPEEENRRAVEEWTSIHNTKNRALPDEIPTETLDPTYFAEKPPLLVYVLSQLKFIPSVSEGRRLIQAGGLYLDEEKITDASLSLEPGKEYLIRQGKKGKFLKIMT; this is translated from the coding sequence ATGAAAACTGAAAGAGAATTGAACCAAGAATTAGATACCATCCGCCGCGGAACTGTCGAGATCATCAGCGAGGCAGAGCTTTTAGAAAAGATAAAATCCAAACCTTCCCTTACCATCAAAGCAGGTTTTGATCCTACAGCTCCTGATTTACATTTAGGGCATTTTGTTTTACTTCGAAAACTCAAACACTTTCAAGATTTAGGACATGAAGTTTGTTTTATGCTTGGTGATTTTACGGCGATGATTGGTGACCCCACAGGAAAATCGGAAACAAGAAAACGCCTTTCGAAAGAAGAGGTTTTGGAAAATTCCAAAACCTATCAAACCCAAGTTTTTAAAATCTTAGACCCTAAAAAAACAAAAATTCTTTATAACTCTCATTGGTGTTCTGAAATGAAGTTCGAAGATGTTTTGGTTTTAACATCTAAATACACAGTGTCTCGTATGTTAGAAAGAGATGACTTCACCAAACGTCATAAAGCTGGAACACCAATCTCCATGATTGAGTTTTTATATCCCTTAGTGCAGGGATATGATTCGGTTGCTATGAAAGCAGACGTAGAACTTGGAGGAACAGATCAAAAGTTTAACATGTTAGTTGGTCGCGACTTACAGAGAGAATACGGACAAAAACCACAATCAGTTGTGACCTTACCTCTGCTTGTAGGTCTTGATGGTGTTAAAAAAATGTCCAAGTCTCTTGGTAACTATGTCGGTGTGACTGAAAAACCAATTGATATGTACGGAAAAATCATGTCTATCTCTGACGATCTGATGTGGAATTATTTTGAACTTTTGACTGACCTTCCGTTATCGGAAGTGGAAAAACGAAAGGCAGGGATTACTTCTAAATCACTTCATCCCAAAGAAGTCAAAACGGAACTCGCTCTCCTCGTTATGGATCAACTCCATCCAGAGGAAGAAAACCGAAGGGCAGTCGAAGAGTGGACGTCCATTCACAATACCAAAAACAGAGCCTTACCCGATGAGATTCCGACGGAAACTCTCGACCCGACTTATTTTGCAGAAAAACCCCCACTTCTTGTCTATGTATTGTCCCAACTGAAATTCATTCCGAGTGTGTCGGAAGGGCGTCGGCTCATCCAGGCTGGTGGTTTGTATTTGGATGAAGAAAAAATCACTGATGCAAGCTTATCTTTGGAGCCAGGAAAAGAATACCTGATCCGCCAGGGAAAGAAGGGAAAATTTTTAAAGATAATGACTTAA
- a CDS encoding glycerol-3-phosphate dehydrogenase/oxidase, which produces MNHLDERKQTLKQLESTDYDVLILGGGATGSGTALDASLRGYKVALLEKQDFSSGTSSRSTKLIHGGVRYLAQFHFKLIYEALSERKRLLQNAPHLVKPLQFVLPTFVWWEKPFYSIGLTMYDLLAGKSIVPGHERISKDTALDYFASLKKKNLKGGIAYYDAQFNDSRLNVTAVRAAKENGADVLSRMEVISFLKDTNGKIIGVTAKDLITKKKINVKAKVVANTTGVWIDSLRKLDDPKAEAVLAPSQGIHLVFDKQKLPCRTAMIIPKTADGRVVFVIPWEGKVLLGTTDTAIQKIDEEPLPLASEVEFLLKTGNEYLDTHLTKEDIESVFSGLRPLISTSGKKDTKSISREEAILVSDSGLVTMSGGKWSTFRKMAEDLTDKLISVGNLPSKMKSVTASFAFPGADGYSKHLVAKIQTMYDLSYETAVRLVDAYGGEVSFILGKKPKELKKGSGYFQEEIKHFVKKEFALSVSDVLARRLRVVFLDLKLAEALAVPVANALAKELGWKETEKKSSLNELTSHIKDLKKTIT; this is translated from the coding sequence ATGAATCATTTAGATGAAAGAAAACAAACGCTAAAACAATTAGAATCAACGGACTATGATGTCTTAATCCTCGGCGGTGGGGCCACTGGTTCCGGCACTGCTCTGGATGCCAGTTTACGTGGGTACAAAGTCGCCCTCCTTGAAAAACAAGACTTTTCATCGGGAACCAGCTCTCGTTCCACAAAACTCATACATGGGGGGGTTCGTTACCTTGCCCAGTTCCATTTCAAATTGATTTATGAAGCGCTCTCGGAAAGAAAACGCCTTTTACAAAATGCACCCCATTTGGTAAAACCCCTCCAATTTGTTTTACCGACTTTTGTTTGGTGGGAAAAACCGTTTTATTCAATTGGACTCACAATGTACGATCTCCTTGCTGGAAAATCGATCGTTCCAGGTCACGAAAGAATCTCAAAAGATACAGCATTGGATTATTTTGCCTCTCTGAAAAAGAAAAATTTAAAAGGTGGCATTGCTTACTACGACGCACAGTTCAACGACTCACGTTTGAATGTCACTGCTGTCCGTGCGGCGAAAGAAAATGGGGCCGATGTTTTGTCCCGAATGGAAGTGATTTCTTTTTTAAAAGATACAAATGGTAAAATCATTGGTGTCACTGCGAAAGATCTAATCACAAAAAAGAAAATCAATGTCAAAGCCAAAGTGGTTGCTAATACCACTGGAGTTTGGATTGACTCACTTCGCAAACTAGACGATCCAAAAGCAGAAGCCGTCCTTGCTCCAAGTCAAGGAATCCACCTGGTCTTCGACAAACAAAAGTTACCTTGCCGTACAGCCATGATCATTCCGAAAACTGCCGATGGAAGAGTGGTTTTTGTGATCCCCTGGGAAGGAAAAGTGCTTCTAGGAACCACCGACACAGCCATTCAAAAAATTGATGAAGAACCTCTTCCACTAGCATCCGAAGTGGAGTTTTTACTGAAAACAGGAAACGAATATTTGGACACCCACTTGACGAAAGAAGATATTGAATCTGTCTTTTCTGGCCTTCGTCCTCTGATCTCAACCAGTGGCAAAAAAGATACCAAGTCTATATCCCGAGAGGAAGCCATTCTTGTTTCCGACTCTGGTCTTGTCACCATGTCAGGTGGCAAATGGTCAACCTTTCGAAAGATGGCGGAAGACTTAACTGATAAACTCATCTCTGTAGGAAACCTTCCATCTAAAATGAAATCGGTCACAGCGAGTTTTGCTTTTCCCGGTGCTGATGGCTATTCCAAACATTTAGTCGCCAAAATTCAAACCATGTATGACCTCTCTTATGAAACTGCCGTTCGTTTGGTGGATGCCTATGGTGGAGAAGTTTCCTTCATTCTGGGTAAAAAGCCAAAAGAATTAAAGAAAGGTTCTGGTTACTTTCAAGAAGAGATCAAACATTTTGTGAAAAAAGAATTTGCTCTATCGGTGAGTGATGTCCTCGCAAGGCGCCTAAGGGTTGTATTTTTAGATTTAAAACTAGCTGAAGCTCTAGCAGTTCCTGTAGCAAATGCTCTCGCCAAAGAACTCGGTTGGAAGGAAACGGAGAAAAAATCTTCCTTAAATGAACTCACTAGTCATATCAAAGATTTAAAGAAAACGATCACTTGA
- a CDS encoding NADase-type glycan-binding domain-containing protein → MGLNQFHSTYLFLSRTKRSRYFYLLIFSIVFSFQCKGSEKQFDYLRTQSVGQVSPEEPWRFSPELALDNKTTTAFCASSKEAGSGFTLYLKSYSQFSALQMFNGFHKSSVDLKSNDAVKKIRITTFDMETDDLKSKLKMNETVDLELNKPKFGKSGFQVLDLDSKFQGNVVRLEILETFGSGSTGRVCISEVSFGELKEKKFVSYPWVSFDKIKHTIEQFGKAEKHFSGFRQLILTNEKGTISFYDQGTILPVFFKSDQTFSFSEMYGEGDPMGFLPSIVGTYTILQSSEEGLELNLSYYDQGGIERNISWVFKRAEVGDEDYENFKTKLGTRFSEVFNPKTHYLLVLKEKESGRTFYHYELPKPK, encoded by the coding sequence ATGGGTCTGAACCAATTCCATTCTACTTACCTTTTTCTTTCTCGCACCAAACGTTCTAGATATTTTTACCTTCTTATTTTCTCAATTGTTTTCAGTTTCCAATGTAAGGGATCAGAAAAACAATTCGACTACTTACGGACACAAAGTGTCGGACAAGTGAGTCCTGAAGAACCTTGGCGGTTCAGTCCCGAACTGGCTTTGGATAATAAAACCACCACTGCATTTTGTGCTAGTTCCAAAGAAGCCGGTTCTGGATTTACTTTGTATTTAAAATCGTATTCACAATTTTCCGCCTTGCAGATGTTTAACGGCTTTCATAAATCGAGTGTTGATTTAAAATCCAATGATGCGGTGAAAAAAATTCGAATCACTACATTTGATATGGAAACTGATGATTTAAAGTCAAAATTGAAAATGAATGAGACCGTTGATTTAGAATTAAACAAACCAAAGTTTGGAAAATCAGGGTTTCAAGTTTTGGATTTGGATTCTAAGTTTCAAGGTAATGTTGTCCGCTTGGAAATTTTAGAAACCTTCGGTTCTGGTTCCACTGGACGAGTTTGTATTTCAGAAGTTTCTTTTGGAGAACTAAAGGAAAAAAAATTTGTTTCTTATCCTTGGGTTTCATTTGATAAAATCAAACATACCATCGAACAATTTGGAAAAGCAGAAAAACATTTTTCTGGATTTCGGCAATTGATTCTAACAAATGAAAAGGGAACCATTTCTTTTTATGACCAAGGTACCATTCTTCCTGTGTTTTTTAAATCCGACCAAACTTTTAGTTTTTCGGAAATGTATGGAGAGGGCGATCCTATGGGATTTTTACCGTCCATTGTGGGAACATATACCATCCTCCAATCCTCAGAAGAAGGACTGGAACTCAATTTGAGTTATTACGACCAAGGTGGAATTGAACGAAATATATCTTGGGTATTCAAACGAGCCGAAGTAGGAGATGAAGACTATGAAAACTTCAAAACCAAACTAGGAACCCGATTTTCGGAAGTGTTTAATCCCAAAACACATTATTTGTTGGTCTTAAAAGAAAAAGAATCGGGAAGAACTTTTTATCATTATGAACTTCCGAAACCGAAATAA
- the rpoD gene encoding RNA polymerase sigma factor RpoD, whose product MENLASLPEVQKIISIGKANREVSYDEINEILPDKILNSEKIDDVFTLLHEMGIEIVEEYSKKSLEESSSLTTTKEESTKETKEKPARKKRESSVSSSSEDPIRLYLKEIGKVSLISGETEVFLAKRIEKGEKIIEETILSSSILRQNFAKLIPKIKSKKIKVYDLVKVDKMYALNQEQADKLEKVFFENMELIQQDEKVLNESTNRIRKYSENSKKFKELKEKIDLSTGKIDEAIRKIGVSQKEIQKISQKIKSMVFRVKEIEKHFLKIKAKYGHDVREIKALNRFIEKNENLDEIEKMMGCDIDEVREVIKDIRNNERKLRRMEQEAGSPVGEIKDWGEKIIKGEREIAQAKRELVRANLRLVVSIAKRYANRGMHFFDLIQEGNIGLIRAVDKFEYKKGYKFSTYATWWIRQAITRAISDQARTIRVPVHMIEQVNKVIRETRLFVQEFGRDPSNDEIAERLGWPVQKVKAVKNVAREPISLEIPVGSEEDSELGDFIEDKEVISPLNSAASSILSEQIRQVLQTLPAREQKVIRMRFGLDDGYAQTLEEVGYQFKVTRERIRQIEAKALRRLRHPSRSKKLKDYID is encoded by the coding sequence ATGGAAAATCTAGCAAGCCTACCAGAAGTACAAAAGATCATCTCGATCGGTAAAGCAAATCGAGAGGTATCTTATGATGAAATCAATGAAATACTTCCGGATAAAATCTTAAATTCCGAAAAAATTGATGATGTCTTTACTTTGTTACACGAGATGGGGATCGAAATTGTAGAAGAGTATTCCAAAAAATCATTGGAAGAATCTAGTTCCCTCACAACCACAAAAGAAGAGTCTACAAAAGAAACTAAAGAGAAACCTGCACGTAAAAAAAGAGAGTCCAGTGTTTCCTCAAGTTCAGAAGACCCAATTCGCCTTTATTTAAAAGAAATTGGTAAAGTTTCTCTGATCTCAGGTGAAACAGAAGTTTTTCTTGCAAAACGAATAGAGAAGGGTGAAAAGATCATTGAAGAAACAATACTAAGTTCTTCAATTTTACGCCAAAACTTTGCAAAACTAATTCCGAAAATTAAGTCTAAAAAAATCAAAGTTTATGACTTGGTAAAAGTGGACAAAATGTACGCTCTCAATCAAGAGCAAGCGGACAAATTAGAAAAAGTATTTTTTGAAAATATGGAGCTCATCCAACAGGATGAAAAAGTTCTAAACGAATCCACTAACCGTATTCGTAAATATTCTGAAAATTCTAAGAAGTTCAAAGAACTCAAAGAAAAAATTGATTTATCCACTGGTAAAATTGACGAAGCCATTCGTAAAATTGGAGTTTCCCAAAAAGAAATCCAAAAGATCTCTCAAAAGATCAAGTCTATGGTATTTCGTGTTAAGGAAATCGAAAAACATTTCCTTAAAATCAAAGCCAAATATGGACATGATGTTCGTGAAATCAAAGCCCTCAACCGGTTCATCGAAAAGAATGAAAACTTAGATGAAATCGAAAAAATGATGGGTTGTGATATTGATGAAGTTAGAGAAGTCATCAAAGACATTCGCAACAACGAAAGAAAACTCCGTCGTATGGAACAGGAAGCGGGATCTCCTGTTGGTGAAATCAAAGACTGGGGTGAAAAAATCATCAAAGGCGAAAGAGAAATTGCACAAGCAAAACGAGAACTTGTGCGAGCAAACCTTCGTTTGGTGGTTTCCATTGCAAAACGATACGCTAACCGTGGAATGCATTTTTTCGACTTAATCCAAGAAGGAAATATTGGTCTCATTCGCGCGGTGGATAAGTTCGAATACAAAAAAGGTTATAAATTTTCTACTTACGCTACTTGGTGGATCAGACAAGCCATCACTCGTGCGATTTCTGACCAAGCAAGAACCATCCGCGTTCCTGTGCACATGATTGAACAGGTCAACAAAGTGATTCGGGAAACAAGATTGTTTGTCCAAGAGTTTGGTCGCGATCCTTCCAATGATGAAATTGCAGAAAGACTTGGTTGGCCGGTTCAGAAAGTAAAAGCGGTGAAAAACGTGGCTAGAGAACCGATTTCTCTCGAGATCCCAGTGGGCTCAGAAGAGGATTCGGAACTTGGTGATTTTATCGAAGATAAAGAAGTCATTTCACCACTGAACTCAGCTGCATCTTCTATCCTTTCTGAACAAATCCGTCAGGTTTTACAAACACTTCCGGCTCGTGAGCAAAAAGTCATTCGGATGCGATTCGGTTTGGATGACGGGTATGCTCAGACATTGGAAGAGGTGGGTTACCAGTTTAAGGTCACTCGGGAGCGGATTCGTCAAATTGAGGCAAAAGCGCTTCGTAGACTTCGCCACCCAAGCCGATCCAAAAAACTCAAAGATTATATCGATTAA